The proteins below come from a single Armatimonadota bacterium genomic window:
- a CDS encoding aldo/keto reductase produces the protein MKQHVIGSQSFGRIGLGCMGMSWAYGPGGELDDNLKVLDRALELGVNHWDTADLYGAGENEKLLSHRVSQVRDQIFLATKFANVFDRTLTSHQNQVAANAPWIVDGTPEYIRKCIDNSLSRLGVDHVDLYYQHRVDPMVPIEESVGALAELVKEGKILNIGLSEASAETIRKAHAVHPIAAVQSELSLWTRDYVSDVIPVTGELGITFVAYSPLGRGFLTGKYQSVDDFAPDDWRRRNPRFAGEAFAANMAIVEKVKEVAARHDATLGQVALAWVLAQGDHVVTIPGTKRIPYLEENAAADSLVLSAADLADLNSIEPPSGARYEEFAMSFVNG, from the coding sequence ATGAAGCAACATGTGATTGGTTCGCAGTCGTTTGGCCGCATCGGCTTGGGATGCATGGGGATGAGCTGGGCCTACGGGCCTGGCGGCGAGTTGGACGACAACCTGAAGGTCCTCGACCGGGCATTGGAATTGGGCGTAAATCACTGGGATACCGCCGACCTGTACGGCGCGGGCGAGAACGAAAAGCTTTTGTCGCATCGGGTCAGTCAGGTTCGCGATCAGATTTTCTTGGCGACAAAGTTCGCCAACGTGTTCGACCGAACGCTGACCTCCCACCAAAACCAGGTGGCGGCAAACGCCCCGTGGATCGTTGATGGGACGCCGGAATACATTCGGAAGTGCATCGACAACAGCCTGAGTCGCTTGGGCGTCGATCACGTCGATCTTTACTATCAGCACCGGGTGGACCCGATGGTGCCGATCGAAGAGTCGGTTGGCGCGCTGGCGGAGCTAGTGAAGGAAGGGAAGATTCTCAATATCGGCCTCAGCGAGGCATCGGCGGAGACGATTCGAAAGGCGCATGCCGTGCATCCGATTGCGGCTGTGCAGAGCGAGCTTTCCTTGTGGACACGCGACTATGTGTCGGACGTGATTCCGGTGACGGGCGAGCTTGGGATTACCTTCGTGGCATATTCGCCGCTTGGACGCGGGTTCCTAACGGGCAAGTATCAGTCGGTGGACGACTTTGCCCCGGACGATTGGCGACGTCGCAATCCCCGCTTCGCCGGCGAGGCCTTTGCTGCCAACATGGCGATTGTGGAGAAGGTGAAGGAAGTCGCGGCGCGGCACGACGCCACGCTTGGTCAAGTAGCGTTGGCGTGGGTGTTGGCGCAGGGCGACCACGTGGTAACGATTCCGGGCACGAAGCGGATTCCTTATCTAGAAGAGAACGCGGCGGCGGACTCGCTGGTGCTGTCGGCAGCAGACTTGGCGGACTTGAATTCGATTGAGCCGCCGTCGGGCGCTCGGTACGAAGAGTTTGCGATGTCGTTTGTGAATGGATGA
- a CDS encoding GDSL family lipase produces MLVAALLTARLANDAIVPVPRPDDWWRKRHDAVIARVKQGNSDLVFIGDSITHAFGGDPQTGESFNNRGKDSWDKFFGKYHPVNLGFSGDRTQHVLWRLDNGEMDGVQPKVVVVMIGTNNIGSNSPEQIAEGVSAILDWLRVHQRQAKIVLHAIFPRSPNPDNWQRRKVDATNLLLEPIARQKHAIYLDIGAKFLDEYGVLHPTIMPDYLHPNADGYAIWAKALKPTLDRLLGK; encoded by the coding sequence ATGCTCGTCGCCGCATTGCTGACCGCTCGACTCGCCAATGACGCCATTGTGCCCGTTCCTCGCCCGGACGATTGGTGGCGGAAGCGACACGATGCGGTCATCGCCAGAGTGAAGCAAGGGAATAGCGATCTCGTTTTCATCGGCGATTCGATCACCCACGCCTTTGGCGGTGACCCGCAAACGGGTGAGAGCTTCAACAACCGAGGCAAGGATAGCTGGGACAAGTTCTTCGGCAAATACCATCCGGTTAACCTCGGGTTCAGCGGCGACCGCACCCAGCACGTGTTGTGGCGATTGGATAACGGCGAGATGGACGGCGTTCAGCCCAAGGTCGTGGTCGTGATGATCGGCACCAACAACATCGGAAGCAACTCGCCGGAGCAGATTGCGGAAGGCGTTTCGGCGATCCTCGATTGGCTTCGAGTGCATCAGCGTCAGGCCAAGATCGTTCTTCATGCGATATTCCCACGCAGTCCAAATCCCGACAACTGGCAACGACGCAAGGTCGATGCGACCAACCTTCTGTTAGAGCCGATTGCGCGGCAAAAGCATGCGATCTATTTGGATATCGGCGCGAAGTTTCTCGATGAGTACGGCGTCCTGCACCCCACCATTATGCCCGACTACCTTCACCCAAATGCCGATGGATACGCCATCTGGGCGAAGGCTTTGAAGCCGACCTTGGATCGGCTTTTGGGCAAGTAA
- a CDS encoding DUF559 domain-containing protein, whose product MRAMAGRARPKRTKAQVARARVARKSPSVAEDIVWEIVRGGRIGFKFKREVPIGPYRLDFYCAEAKVCLEMDGEQHDAARDFIRDQYLEKLGIATFRIPNIEFFELEPGTPYKNHIEELIRLCEERSGRFRF is encoded by the coding sequence ATGAGGGCGATGGCAGGACGAGCGAGGCCGAAGCGAACAAAAGCACAGGTGGCCCGGGCTCGGGTCGCCCGAAAATCGCCATCAGTAGCAGAGGATATCGTTTGGGAAATTGTCCGCGGTGGTCGGATCGGATTCAAATTCAAACGGGAAGTGCCGATTGGTCCCTATCGGCTTGATTTCTACTGCGCGGAAGCTAAGGTTTGCTTAGAAATGGATGGCGAACAGCATGACGCGGCTCGGGATTTCATTCGTGACCAGTATCTTGAGAAGTTAGGCATCGCGACATTTCGCATTCCTAATATCGAGTTCTTTGAGCTTGAACCTGGCACGCCGTATAAGAATCACATTGAGGAGTTGATTCGTTTGTGCGAAGAGCGTTCTGGGCGCTTTCGGTTTTGA
- the sdhA gene encoding succinate dehydrogenase flavoprotein subunit, giving the protein MAAQRTVVVVGGGLAGLMASMKLAEAGHKVKIFSIVPVKRSHSVCAQGGINGAVNLRGEGDSPYLHFEDTITGGDFLNHQPPVMRMAERAPAIIYLLDRMGVPFNRTHEGLLSFRRFGGTLKHRTAYAGATTGQQLLYALDEQVRRWETINQVEKYEGYEFLGIVKDSEGRCRGITAQNLRSMEIEAFAADAVVMATGGNGLIFGRSTNSIINTGAAVSICYQQGAIYGNPEMVQIHPTAIPGEDKCRLISESVRGEGGRVWVPRDPVDKRRATDIPEADRWYVCEELDPKYGNLLSRDIVSFIIYCVCRMGKGVQGRQQAYLDITQLNTERGGPYTRDQINDKLEGVLEIYEKFMREDPIENPMRIYPAVHYTMGGLWVDYETNGDGTWDVDSPRNQMTNIPGLYAAGECDFQYHGANRLGANALLSCLVGGEIASEGILAYFAKGDVSADGLNSSVLEDARKEKQDQYDGLRKNNGNENPYRLHAELAETMWNNCGIWRVQKDLEAARANLDSLAQRARQCNLVDDSGWTNQAVPFSRAVINMIEQSKAIVDGAIQRDESRGAHFKMDTPERNDSDWLKTSMATWTPTGTKFTYEPIDCRFLAPRARKYAVNQIGIVKKLMGENFLEGFASASK; this is encoded by the coding sequence ATGGCAGCACAACGTACCGTTGTCGTAGTTGGCGGCGGATTAGCCGGACTGATGGCCTCGATGAAGTTGGCCGAGGCGGGGCACAAGGTCAAGATTTTTAGCATCGTGCCCGTCAAGCGATCTCACTCGGTATGCGCCCAGGGCGGCATCAACGGCGCGGTGAACCTTCGCGGCGAAGGCGACTCCCCTTATCTCCATTTTGAAGACACCATCACCGGTGGCGACTTTCTGAACCACCAGCCTCCGGTTATGCGCATGGCCGAGCGGGCTCCGGCGATCATCTACCTGCTGGACCGCATGGGTGTTCCGTTCAATCGAACCCACGAGGGTCTGCTGTCGTTCCGCCGATTTGGCGGAACGCTGAAGCACCGAACGGCTTACGCCGGTGCGACTACCGGGCAACAGCTTCTGTATGCGTTGGACGAGCAGGTTCGCCGCTGGGAGACGATCAACCAGGTCGAGAAGTACGAGGGGTACGAGTTCCTCGGCATCGTGAAGGACTCAGAGGGTCGATGCCGCGGCATTACCGCTCAGAACCTGCGGAGCATGGAGATCGAGGCGTTTGCGGCCGACGCGGTCGTGATGGCGACGGGCGGCAACGGTCTGATCTTTGGCCGATCGACCAATTCGATCATCAACACCGGTGCGGCGGTTTCGATTTGCTACCAGCAGGGCGCAATCTACGGTAATCCGGAGATGGTCCAGATTCACCCGACGGCGATTCCCGGCGAAGACAAGTGCCGCCTGATTTCGGAGTCGGTACGTGGCGAAGGTGGACGCGTTTGGGTTCCGCGCGACCCGGTAGACAAGCGACGCGCGACCGACATTCCTGAAGCCGACCGATGGTATGTGTGCGAAGAGTTGGACCCTAAGTACGGCAATCTGCTCAGCCGCGACATCGTCAGCTTTATCATCTACTGCGTTTGCCGAATGGGCAAGGGTGTTCAGGGTCGCCAGCAGGCTTATCTGGACATCACTCAGCTTAATACGGAGCGGGGTGGGCCTTACACTCGCGACCAGATCAACGACAAGCTGGAAGGAGTTCTCGAAATCTACGAGAAGTTCATGCGTGAGGACCCAATCGAGAATCCGATGCGAATTTACCCGGCGGTCCACTACACGATGGGCGGCCTATGGGTGGATTACGAAACCAATGGCGACGGCACATGGGATGTGGATAGCCCGCGCAACCAGATGACCAATATTCCGGGGCTGTACGCTGCCGGCGAATGCGACTTCCAGTACCACGGCGCGAATCGCCTGGGCGCGAACGCGCTCCTCTCCTGCCTGGTCGGTGGTGAGATCGCGTCCGAAGGCATCTTGGCTTACTTTGCGAAAGGCGATGTGTCGGCGGACGGCTTGAATAGCTCAGTCCTTGAGGACGCGCGCAAGGAGAAGCAGGACCAGTACGACGGTCTGCGCAAGAACAATGGCAACGAGAACCCCTATCGACTTCATGCCGAACTGGCGGAGACGATGTGGAACAACTGCGGCATTTGGCGCGTGCAGAAGGACCTGGAGGCGGCTCGGGCCAATCTCGACTCGCTCGCCCAGCGAGCCCGACAATGCAACCTGGTGGACGACAGCGGTTGGACCAACCAGGCGGTGCCGTTCTCTCGCGCAGTCATTAACATGATTGAGCAGTCGAAGGCGATTGTGGATGGCGCGATTCAGCGCGACGAGAGCCGCGGCGCGCACTTTAAGATGGATACGCCGGAGCGCAACGACTCGGATTGGCTGAAAACCTCGATGGCGACTTGGACACCGACGGGAACCAAGTTCACGTACGAGCCCATCGACTGTCGCTTCCTTGCTCCTCGGGCCCGTAAGTACGCAGTGAACCAGATCGGCATCGTGAAGAAGCTCATGGGCGAAAACTTCCTCGAAGGCTTCGCGTCGGCGTCTAAGTAG